Proteins encoded together in one Maricaulis maris window:
- a CDS encoding mannose-1-phosphate guanylyltransferase/mannose-6-phosphate isomerase has translation MPVIMSGGSGTRLWPLSRTAHPKQLHALVSELTMVQETVARVSDTRRDFSFARPMIVLNERQHALARLQLEAMSVPTSHYVIEPVARNTAAVAAVAAHLVAREYGPDAFVLLLPADHHIRDVDGFHTAIEAAAELATAGSIITFGVQPTGPETGYGYIERGEKLGQGYRVRRFTEKPDREAAQRFIDTGAYYWNAGIFLFGSGAVISEMNRHCPEIASASFLALENASNNGDEVNLCVDSFANCPSNSFDYAVMEKTDKAVVVPADIGWSDIGAWQALWEIASDKTADGNVARGDVHFVETRDSYVMSTGPRVGVVGVRNVVIVVTDDAVLVSDAGRSQDVKALVDALKEEGRTDLL, from the coding sequence GTGCCGGTCATCATGTCGGGAGGCTCCGGAACTCGTCTGTGGCCGCTCTCGCGGACTGCCCATCCGAAGCAGCTGCATGCACTGGTTTCCGAGCTGACGATGGTTCAGGAGACTGTAGCGCGCGTGAGTGACACGCGGCGGGATTTTTCTTTTGCCCGCCCGATGATCGTGCTGAATGAGCGCCAGCATGCTTTGGCGCGGCTTCAGCTCGAAGCGATGAGCGTTCCGACCTCTCATTATGTGATCGAACCCGTGGCGCGAAACACGGCCGCGGTGGCTGCGGTCGCGGCTCATTTGGTGGCGCGCGAGTATGGACCCGACGCCTTTGTCCTGTTGCTGCCGGCCGATCACCACATTCGCGATGTCGATGGATTCCACACGGCGATCGAGGCGGCCGCTGAACTCGCGACGGCGGGTTCGATCATCACGTTCGGCGTGCAGCCTACCGGGCCCGAGACCGGTTACGGGTATATCGAGCGCGGCGAGAAGCTGGGTCAGGGGTACCGGGTCAGGCGCTTCACGGAAAAGCCGGATCGTGAAGCTGCCCAGCGGTTTATTGATACCGGGGCCTATTATTGGAATGCCGGCATCTTTCTTTTCGGTTCAGGCGCGGTCATCTCCGAGATGAACCGACATTGCCCGGAGATCGCCAGTGCGTCTTTCCTGGCTCTGGAAAACGCCAGCAATAATGGCGATGAAGTCAATTTGTGCGTGGATAGCTTCGCAAACTGCCCGTCGAACTCGTTTGATTACGCGGTCATGGAGAAGACCGACAAGGCGGTCGTCGTGCCGGCTGATATTGGCTGGTCCGATATCGGCGCCTGGCAGGCGCTTTGGGAAATAGCGTCTGACAAGACAGCCGATGGCAATGTTGCCCGGGGCGATGTGCATTTCGTTGAGACCCGCGATTCATACGTCATGTCGACGGGCCCCCGGGTTGGGGTCGTCGGGGTCCGGAATGTCGTGATTGTCGTGACGGACGATGCTGTTCTCGTAAGCGACGCCGGTCGATCCCAGGATGTGAAGGCATTGGTCGATGCGCTGAAAGAAGAGGGGCGGACGGATTTGCTCTGA
- a CDS encoding TIGR00282 family metallophosphoesterase, translated as MRLAFFGDIVGKTGRRAIEDHLPRVRKALQLDFVVINAENAAAGFGVTERICNQLFDLGADVLTLGNHAWDQRETLTFIDREPRLLRPANYPVGSTPGAGANLYDLPDGRRVFVMNVMGSLFMETLDDPFTAVERELAAAPLGMVADAAIVDFHGEATSEKMAMGVFCDGRASLVVGTHTHVPTADARVLPGGTAYQTDAGMCGDYDSVIGMDKEEPLRRFTTRMRSARFEPATGEATLCGVFVETDDSTGLALRCEPIRLGGQLSETLPV; from the coding sequence ATGCGCCTGGCCTTTTTTGGAGACATTGTCGGCAAGACCGGCCGCCGCGCGATCGAGGACCACCTGCCGCGGGTCCGGAAGGCTCTGCAACTCGACTTTGTCGTCATCAATGCCGAGAACGCAGCCGCCGGATTTGGCGTCACAGAGCGGATCTGCAATCAGCTTTTCGATCTTGGAGCCGACGTGCTGACCCTGGGCAATCATGCCTGGGACCAGCGCGAGACGCTCACTTTCATTGATCGTGAGCCCCGTCTTCTCCGGCCCGCCAATTACCCGGTTGGCTCAACGCCGGGTGCGGGAGCCAATCTGTATGACCTTCCCGACGGACGCCGTGTCTTTGTCATGAATGTCATGGGCAGCCTGTTCATGGAGACCCTGGACGATCCGTTCACGGCCGTTGAACGCGAACTCGCCGCCGCACCCCTTGGCATGGTCGCCGATGCGGCCATCGTGGACTTTCACGGTGAGGCGACGAGCGAGAAAATGGCGATGGGTGTGTTCTGTGACGGCCGCGCCAGCCTGGTTGTCGGTACGCACACACATGTCCCGACCGCAGATGCCCGCGTCTTGCCGGGCGGAACCGCCTACCAGACGGATGCCGGCATGTGTGGTGACTATGACAGTGTGATCGGCATGGACAAGGAAGAGCCGCTGCGCCGCTTCACCACGCGCATGCGGTCGGCCCGTTTCGAGCCGGCGACGGGTGAGGCGACACTGTGTGGCGTCTTCGTGGAGACCGATGATTCCACCGGTCTGGCGCTCCGCTGTGAACCGATCCGCCTTGGTGGCCAGCTGTCCGAGACGCTTCCCGTCTGA
- the metH gene encoding methionine synthase encodes MTVSVPSFVNVGERTNVTGSARFRKLITEGDYAEAVSVARQQVENGAQIIDVNMDEGLLDSVEAMTRFLRMIAGEPDVARVPVMVDSSKWDVIEAGLQNTQGKAIVNSISLKEGEKQFREQAGKCLAYGAAVVVMAFDETGQADTAARKFEICDRAYKILVDEIGFPPEDIIFDPNIFAVATGIEEHNNYAVDFIEATRRIRENLPGCHVSGGLSNISFSFRGNETVRRAMHSVFLFHAIKAGMDMGIVNAGQLDIYDDIEPELRELVEDVILNRRDDGTDRLLEAAERYRGQASGPAKVRDLKWREAPVNDRIRHALVHGINEFIVEDTEEARQACERPLHVIEGPLMDGMNVVGDLFGDGRMFLPQVVKSARVMKQAVAHLIPYMEAEKARTGDQRKSNGKIVMATVKGDVHDIGKNIVGVVLQCNGYDVIDLGVMVSCEKILQTAREEGADIIGLSGLITPSLDEMVFVASEMERLKVDIPLMIGGATTSPAHTAVKIDPAISVAPVIHVLDASRAVGVVSKLLSDQRDSYAQSVKDDLARIRERRLAARSAKARLPLERAREKAWDCDWNACSLPAPAKPGLTVLKPSLSELVDYIDWTPFFFTWELKGSYPAIFEDPKRGEAARALFADAQAMLARMVDEALLEPRAVVGFWPANRDGDDAVLYTDDTRREELARFYGLRQQAAKDNDRPHVCQFDFLAPAGHADWIGGFAVTAGDNPDLMARFEAAKDDYNSILFKALSDRLAEAAAEWLHERVRREYWGYAPDEAFSNRELIAEAYAGIRPAAGYPSQPDHSEKRTLFTLLNAAETTGIDLTDSFAMTPASSVSGLYLSHPDSHYFAVGRILPDQVEDYARRKGWTVAEAERCLAPILDYVTGSQTAA; translated from the coding sequence ATGACCGTTTCCGTCCCCAGTTTCGTCAATGTTGGCGAGCGTACGAATGTTACCGGCTCGGCCCGCTTCCGGAAGCTGATTACCGAGGGTGATTATGCGGAAGCCGTGTCTGTTGCCCGTCAGCAGGTCGAGAATGGTGCCCAGATCATCGATGTGAACATGGATGAGGGCCTGCTCGACAGTGTCGAGGCCATGACCCGCTTCCTGCGCATGATCGCAGGCGAGCCGGACGTGGCCCGCGTCCCGGTTATGGTCGACAGCTCGAAATGGGACGTCATCGAAGCGGGTCTGCAGAACACCCAGGGCAAGGCGATCGTCAATTCGATCAGCCTCAAGGAAGGCGAGAAGCAGTTTCGCGAGCAGGCCGGCAAGTGCCTGGCCTATGGTGCGGCCGTCGTGGTCATGGCGTTCGATGAGACCGGCCAGGCTGATACCGCCGCGCGCAAGTTCGAGATCTGCGACCGCGCTTACAAAATCCTGGTCGACGAGATCGGCTTTCCGCCGGAAGACATCATCTTTGACCCCAATATTTTCGCCGTGGCGACCGGGATCGAGGAGCATAATAACTATGCTGTCGATTTCATCGAGGCGACGCGCCGGATTCGCGAGAACCTGCCCGGCTGTCATGTTTCGGGTGGTCTTTCGAACATTTCGTTCTCCTTCCGTGGCAATGAGACGGTGCGGCGGGCGATGCATTCGGTCTTCCTGTTTCATGCCATCAAGGCCGGCATGGACATGGGAATCGTCAATGCCGGTCAGCTCGACATCTACGACGACATCGAGCCCGAGCTGCGCGAGCTGGTCGAAGATGTGATCCTCAACCGGCGCGATGATGGCACTGACCGTCTGCTGGAGGCCGCCGAGCGGTATCGTGGGCAGGCGAGCGGTCCGGCCAAGGTCCGCGATCTGAAATGGCGCGAAGCCCCGGTCAATGACCGGATCCGTCACGCCCTTGTGCACGGGATCAACGAGTTCATCGTTGAGGATACGGAAGAGGCGCGCCAGGCGTGTGAGCGTCCGCTCCACGTCATCGAGGGGCCGTTGATGGACGGCATGAACGTCGTCGGCGACCTGTTTGGCGACGGCCGCATGTTCCTGCCCCAAGTGGTGAAGTCGGCGCGGGTCATGAAGCAGGCTGTCGCCCACCTGATCCCCTACATGGAAGCCGAAAAGGCCAGAACCGGGGACCAGCGCAAGTCCAACGGCAAGATCGTGATGGCGACGGTGAAGGGCGATGTCCACGACATCGGCAAGAACATCGTCGGCGTAGTGCTGCAATGTAACGGCTATGACGTCATTGATCTCGGCGTGATGGTGTCGTGCGAGAAAATTCTCCAAACGGCGCGGGAAGAAGGGGCAGATATCATTGGCCTGTCCGGTCTGATCACCCCGTCTTTGGACGAGATGGTCTTTGTGGCGTCCGAGATGGAGCGCCTGAAGGTCGACATCCCGCTCATGATCGGTGGCGCCACGACCAGCCCGGCCCATACTGCGGTCAAGATCGATCCGGCCATCAGCGTCGCCCCGGTGATCCATGTGCTGGACGCCAGCCGCGCAGTCGGGGTGGTCTCGAAACTCCTGTCTGACCAGCGCGATAGTTATGCCCAATCGGTCAAGGACGATCTCGCCAGGATCCGGGAGCGACGGCTTGCTGCGCGTTCGGCGAAGGCGCGGCTGCCGCTCGAGCGGGCCCGGGAGAAGGCGTGGGATTGCGACTGGAATGCGTGTTCGCTACCGGCGCCTGCCAAGCCTGGACTGACGGTTTTGAAGCCGTCCCTGTCCGAGCTGGTCGACTATATCGACTGGACACCTTTCTTCTTTACCTGGGAGCTCAAGGGCAGCTATCCGGCGATCTTCGAGGACCCCAAGCGCGGCGAGGCGGCCAGGGCCTTGTTTGCCGATGCCCAGGCGATGCTTGCGCGGATGGTCGACGAGGCGCTGCTGGAGCCGCGCGCCGTGGTCGGCTTCTGGCCCGCCAATCGTGACGGGGATGACGCGGTGCTTTACACCGATGACACCCGCCGCGAAGAGCTCGCCCGCTTTTATGGTCTTCGCCAGCAGGCGGCCAAGGACAATGACCGCCCCCATGTTTGCCAGTTCGACTTCCTGGCCCCGGCCGGGCATGCCGACTGGATTGGCGGGTTCGCCGTTACGGCTGGCGATAATCCGGATTTGATGGCCCGTTTCGAGGCGGCGAAGGACGATTACAACTCGATCTTGTTCAAGGCCTTGTCCGACCGTCTCGCGGAAGCCGCGGCCGAGTGGCTTCATGAACGGGTGCGTCGCGAATACTGGGGCTATGCGCCCGACGAGGCTTTCAGCAATCGTGAGCTCATCGCGGAAGCCTATGCCGGCATTCGACCGGCAGCGGGCTACCCGTCGCAGCCGGACCATTCGGAAAAGCGAACCCTCTTTACCCTTCTCAACGCGGCAGAGACGACCGGGATCGACCTGACCGACTCCTTTGCCATGACCCCGGCCTCGTCCGTTTCCGGCCTTTATCTCTCGCATCCGGACAGCCATTACTTCGCGGTTGGTCGCATCCTTCCCGACCAGGTCGAGGACTATGCCCGGCGCAAGGGCTGGACGGTCGCGGAAGCCGAGCGCTGTCTGGCGCCGATCCTCGACTATGTGACAGGGTCGCAGACAGCGGCCTGA
- a CDS encoding homocysteine S-methyltransferase family protein, with the protein MTRENRIKAIEAKGAERVLILDGAMGTQIQDLKLDEDGYRAMRFSDWGVSIKGNNDILNLSAPDAVKAIHRAYFEAGADIVETNTFSATSIAQADYEMQALAPEIAREGARLAREAADQVTSETGSIRAVAGAIGPTNKTLSISPDVNDPGFRDVDFETVRAAYLEQAEAMEAFVDFFLIETIFDTLNAKAAIKALLDLRAQTGNTVPIIISGTITDRSGRTLSGQTAEAFWYSVRHARPWAVGLNCALGADEMRPYISELSRVADTRIIAYPNAGLPNDMGEYDETPDQTASHLGEWAESGLVNILGGCCGTTPDHIRAIAAAAGSAAPRRPAKHKRAMRLSGLEPFELAS; encoded by the coding sequence ATGACGCGAGAAAACCGTATCAAGGCTATAGAGGCCAAAGGAGCGGAGCGGGTACTCATTCTTGATGGGGCCATGGGGACGCAGATCCAGGATCTCAAGCTTGATGAAGACGGCTACCGGGCAATGCGGTTTTCTGACTGGGGCGTGTCGATCAAGGGCAATAATGACATTCTCAACCTTTCGGCGCCGGACGCTGTGAAAGCAATACACAGGGCCTATTTCGAGGCTGGCGCGGACATTGTTGAAACCAACACATTCTCGGCCACCTCGATCGCACAGGCCGATTACGAGATGCAGGCATTGGCGCCGGAAATCGCCCGTGAAGGTGCGCGACTTGCCCGCGAGGCTGCGGACCAGGTCACGTCTGAGACGGGTAGTATCCGGGCAGTGGCCGGCGCGATCGGTCCGACCAATAAGACACTGTCCATCTCGCCGGATGTGAACGATCCGGGCTTTCGCGATGTCGATTTCGAGACCGTTCGCGCGGCCTATCTCGAACAGGCGGAGGCGATGGAAGCTTTCGTCGATTTCTTTCTGATCGAAACCATCTTCGATACCCTCAATGCGAAGGCGGCGATCAAGGCCCTGCTCGATCTGCGCGCCCAGACCGGCAACACTGTTCCCATCATTATCTCCGGAACAATCACTGATCGATCAGGACGAACCCTGTCGGGCCAGACGGCCGAAGCCTTCTGGTACTCGGTCCGGCATGCCCGGCCTTGGGCGGTCGGGCTGAATTGTGCGCTGGGTGCCGATGAGATGCGGCCCTATATCAGCGAGCTGTCCCGTGTCGCTGATACCCGCATCATCGCCTACCCCAATGCCGGCCTGCCGAACGATATGGGCGAGTATGACGAAACGCCGGACCAGACCGCCTCCCATCTCGGCGAATGGGCGGAGTCCGGCCTGGTCAACATTCTGGGTGGCTGCTGCGGCACCACGCCGGATCATATCCGGGCCATTGCCGCGGCTGCCGGTTCAGCGGCCCCTCGTCGTCCGGCCAAACACAAGCGTGCTATGCGCCTGTCCGGCCTGGAACCCTTTGAGCTGGCATCCTGA
- the metF gene encoding methylenetetrahydrofolate reductase [NAD(P)H], producing the protein MGPDAEISNASRDLAVSFEFFPPKTDAMEATLWESISRLEPLAPSFVSVTYGAGGSTRDRTHRTVHRIVEETTIRPAAHLTCVNATREEVDEVIRDYWASGVRHIVALRGDPPDAIGGAYSPPENGYANAAELAAGIRNIGDFEISVGCYPETHPESPTPDFDIDLLKAKIDAGATRAITQFFFDADIYFRFRDRAVEAGVNIPLVPGVMLQPNFNGLKRIAGLCGTSLPKWLHEAYDGLDDDPVTRQLVTAHVAAKLCSNLRNGGVDGFHFYTLNRAELALSTCQLLGVRSGDRARVAAAS; encoded by the coding sequence ATGGGACCCGATGCCGAGATTTCGAACGCCAGCCGCGACCTCGCGGTCTCGTTCGAATTTTTCCCTCCCAAAACAGACGCGATGGAAGCCACGCTTTGGGAATCGATTTCTCGTTTGGAGCCGCTCGCACCTAGCTTCGTGTCTGTGACCTACGGGGCTGGCGGGTCGACCCGTGATCGGACCCATCGGACTGTCCATCGGATCGTCGAGGAAACAACTATCCGGCCTGCCGCCCATCTCACCTGTGTCAATGCGACGCGAGAGGAGGTCGATGAGGTGATCCGTGACTATTGGGCATCCGGCGTGCGTCACATAGTGGCGTTGCGCGGAGATCCGCCCGATGCCATTGGCGGAGCGTATTCGCCGCCGGAAAACGGATATGCTAACGCAGCTGAGCTGGCTGCCGGGATTCGGAATATTGGCGATTTCGAGATTTCAGTCGGATGTTACCCCGAGACACACCCGGAGAGTCCCACTCCGGATTTTGATATTGATTTGCTCAAGGCCAAAATTGATGCTGGCGCCACGCGGGCAATTACCCAGTTTTTTTTCGATGCGGATATCTATTTCCGCTTCCGGGATAGGGCGGTGGAGGCTGGGGTCAATATTCCTTTGGTGCCGGGTGTTATGTTGCAACCTAATTTCAACGGACTGAAGCGGATCGCAGGGCTTTGTGGCACCAGCTTGCCGAAATGGTTGCACGAGGCCTATGACGGACTCGACGATGATCCTGTCACCCGCCAATTGGTCACAGCTCATGTCGCGGCGAAGCTGTGCAGTAATCTGCGGAATGGCGGGGTGGACGGGTTCCATTTTTATACGCTCAATCGAGCCGAGCTGGCACTCTCGACCTGTCAGCTGCTGGGTGTCAGATCCGGGGATCGAGCACGGGTGGCGGCGGCATCATGA
- the metK gene encoding methionine adenosyltransferase — MRIYAVSRSSYIFTSESVSEGHPDKVCDRISDTIVDLFLGKDPEARVACETLTTTNQIVLAGEIRCAAAVDDAEIEAATREAVRDIGYEQAGFHWKNSTFQNFLHEQSAHIAQGVDASGDKDEGAGDQGIMFGYASDETPQLMPAPITYSHQILKRMAELRKSGARPEFEPDAKSQVTMRYENGVPAGVTSVVVSTQHKEGLTQADIRELVRPIVAEVLPEGWFPPEDEFYVNPTGTFVIGGPDGDAGLTGRKIIVDTYGGAAPHGGGAFSGKDPTKVDRSAAYACRWLAKNVVAAELAKRCTIQVSYAIGVSKPLSLYVDLHGTGRVDEAKLEDALMQMADLSPRGIRTKLQLNRPIYARTAAYGHFGRTPTDDGGFSWERTDLADQLRGLL; from the coding sequence ATGAGGATATATGCCGTGAGCCGATCGTCCTACATTTTTACATCTGAGAGCGTTTCCGAGGGCCACCCTGACAAGGTGTGTGACCGTATCTCTGACACTATTGTCGATCTGTTCCTCGGCAAAGACCCAGAAGCTCGCGTTGCGTGCGAGACCCTGACCACCACCAATCAGATCGTCCTGGCCGGTGAAATCCGTTGCGCCGCAGCGGTTGACGACGCCGAAATCGAGGCTGCAACCCGTGAAGCAGTGCGCGACATCGGCTACGAGCAGGCCGGATTCCATTGGAAAAATTCTACCTTCCAAAACTTCCTGCATGAGCAGTCCGCCCACATTGCCCAAGGCGTCGACGCCAGCGGCGACAAGGATGAGGGCGCCGGCGACCAGGGCATCATGTTCGGATACGCCTCGGACGAGACACCCCAACTGATGCCGGCGCCGATCACCTACTCGCACCAGATCCTCAAGCGCATGGCCGAGCTTCGCAAATCAGGCGCGCGCCCCGAGTTTGAGCCGGACGCCAAGTCCCAGGTCACCATGCGCTATGAGAATGGCGTTCCGGCCGGTGTGACCTCTGTTGTGGTTTCGACCCAGCACAAGGAAGGCCTGACCCAGGCTGACATCCGCGAGCTGGTCCGCCCGATCGTCGCGGAGGTCCTGCCGGAAGGCTGGTTCCCGCCCGAGGACGAATTCTACGTCAATCCGACCGGCACGTTTGTGATTGGTGGACCGGACGGCGATGCCGGTCTGACCGGTCGCAAGATCATTGTCGACACCTATGGCGGCGCGGCACCGCATGGCGGCGGCGCCTTCTCAGGCAAGGACCCGACCAAGGTTGATCGCTCGGCCGCCTATGCCTGCCGCTGGCTGGCGAAGAATGTCGTCGCCGCGGAGCTAGCCAAGCGCTGCACCATCCAGGTGTCGTACGCAATTGGCGTCTCCAAGCCGCTCTCGCTCTATGTGGACCTGCACGGCACCGGACGCGTCGACGAAGCCAAGCTCGAAGATGCTCTGATGCAAATGGCAGACCTGTCACCGCGCGGCATTCGAACGAAGCTTCAGCTGAACCGCCCGATCTATGCGCGCACAGCGGCCTATGGCCACTTTGGCCGTACACCAACCGACGATGGCGGCTTTTCATGGGAGCGCACCGATCTCGCCGATCAGCTGCGCGGCCTACTCTAA
- the ahcY gene encoding adenosylhomocysteinase: protein MTQFAADKPYVVKDMSLAKWGRIEFDMAEIEMPGLMALREEYKDAQPLKGARIAGSLHMTVQTAILIETLTALGAEVRWASCNIFSTQDHAAAAIAETGVPVFATKGETLEEYWDYADAIFHWPNGETANMILDDGGDATMYLILGEKAEADPSILNHPKSEEETFLFAQIRKRIAASPGWFAKAKAAIKGVSEETTTGVMRLYQMHKRGELPFPAINVNDSVTKSKFDNRYGCRESLVDAIRRGTDVMMAGKKAVVCGYGDVGKGSAESLAGAGARVYVTEIDPICALQACMDGFEVVRLNDVVGDMDIFVTATGNKDIITVDHMRVMKDMAIVCNIGHFDNEIQVESLKNFKWTNVKPQVDLVEFPEGNRIVLLSEGRLVNLGNATGHPSFVMSASFTNQTLAQIELWTKGENYSNEVYILPKHLDEKVAALHLDKLDAKLTVLSEDQADYIGIPQAGPFKAEHYRY from the coding sequence ATGACGCAATTTGCTGCGGACAAACCCTATGTCGTGAAAGACATGTCGCTGGCCAAATGGGGCCGGATCGAATTCGACATGGCCGAGATTGAGATGCCGGGCCTGATGGCCTTGCGCGAAGAATACAAGGACGCGCAGCCGCTCAAGGGCGCGCGCATTGCCGGCTCGCTGCACATGACCGTGCAGACGGCGATCCTGATCGAGACGCTGACCGCTCTGGGTGCTGAAGTGCGGTGGGCCTCGTGCAACATCTTCTCGACCCAGGACCACGCCGCCGCCGCGATTGCCGAGACCGGCGTGCCGGTCTTCGCGACCAAGGGTGAGACGCTTGAGGAATACTGGGACTATGCCGACGCCATCTTCCATTGGCCGAACGGCGAAACCGCCAACATGATCCTCGATGATGGTGGCGACGCGACCATGTATCTGATCCTCGGCGAAAAGGCGGAGGCCGATCCGTCCATCCTCAATCACCCGAAGTCGGAAGAGGAAACCTTCCTCTTCGCCCAGATCAGGAAGCGCATTGCTGCCTCCCCGGGCTGGTTCGCCAAGGCAAAGGCCGCGATCAAGGGTGTATCGGAAGAAACCACCACCGGCGTGATGCGTCTCTACCAGATGCACAAGCGCGGCGAGCTGCCCTTCCCGGCGATCAATGTGAATGACAGCGTCACCAAGTCGAAATTCGACAATCGCTATGGCTGCCGCGAAAGCCTCGTCGACGCGATCCGTCGCGGCACCGATGTGATGATGGCCGGCAAGAAGGCCGTCGTCTGCGGTTATGGCGATGTGGGCAAGGGCTCCGCCGAATCGCTCGCGGGCGCCGGCGCCCGCGTCTATGTCACCGAGATCGACCCGATCTGCGCCCTGCAGGCCTGCATGGATGGCTTCGAGGTCGTCCGCCTGAATGACGTGGTCGGCGACATGGACATCTTCGTCACCGCGACCGGCAACAAGGACATCATCACCGTCGACCACATGCGCGTGATGAAGGACATGGCGATCGTCTGCAATATCGGCCACTTCGACAACGAGATTCAGGTCGAGAGCCTGAAGAATTTCAAGTGGACCAATGTGAAGCCGCAGGTCGACCTGGTCGAATTCCCGGAAGGCAACCGCATCGTTCTGCTGTCGGAAGGCCGCCTGGTGAACCTCGGCAATGCCACCGGCCACCCGAGCTTCGTGATGTCTGCCAGCTTCACCAACCAGACGCTGGCCCAGATCGAACTCTGGACCAAGGGCGAGAACTATTCGAACGAGGTCTACATCCTGCCCAAGCACCTCGACGAAAAGGTCGCCGCACTGCACCTCGACAAGCTCGATGCCAAGCTGACCGTGCTTTCGGAAGACCAGGCCGATTATATCGGCATCCCGCAAGCCGGCCCGTTCAAGGCCGAGCATTACCGCTACTAG
- a CDS encoding 5-formyltetrahydrofolate cyclo-ligase, translated as MISTDKPALRSRMLERRREAGLVSPDAGRALASRFPDHWLPSPGGVVAGYWPLAGEIDPRPLMERLVTGGARLCLPVVEGPGRPLTFRAYRKGDALERRGMGVFEPLSSQPECHPGLVLVPLLACDRAGNRLGFGKGYYDYTLAALRATGPILAIGLAFDCQMVAELPAQAHDEPLDGLVTDAEVYDFRDERA; from the coding sequence ATGATTTCCACGGACAAGCCCGCGCTGCGGTCCCGCATGCTGGAGCGGCGTCGTGAAGCCGGCTTGGTATCGCCGGATGCGGGGCGGGCGCTCGCCTCCCGATTTCCGGACCATTGGCTGCCGTCACCCGGTGGCGTCGTGGCCGGCTACTGGCCGCTTGCCGGCGAAATCGACCCCCGCCCGCTCATGGAGCGTCTTGTCACCGGTGGAGCCCGGCTGTGTCTTCCCGTGGTCGAGGGGCCGGGGCGTCCGCTGACATTCCGCGCCTACCGGAAGGGTGACGCGCTGGAGCGGCGCGGCATGGGCGTCTTCGAGCCGCTTTCAAGCCAGCCGGAGTGTCACCCGGGTCTGGTCCTGGTTCCGCTGCTTGCTTGCGACCGGGCCGGTAACCGGCTTGGCTTCGGCAAAGGGTATTATGACTACACGCTGGCCGCTCTGCGTGCGACCGGCCCCATCCTCGCGATCGGTCTGGCTTTCGATTGTCAAATGGTTGCCGAGCTTCCCGCCCAAGCTCATGATGAGCCATTGGATGGGCTGGTCACGGATGCTGAAGTGTACGATTTTCGGGATGAACGAGCCTGA
- a CDS encoding cell division protein ZapA: protein MSRVTVTLNGRDFTIGCEEGQEAYLRELAASLDKRVSEISGQVGQIGDLRLLLMASLILVDDLRESDGRIESLEGQLQRLRHENHGAASLHAEARTRLTDQLNRLAARMERFAGAMETGELDADDDEILSAQNDALAEADA, encoded by the coding sequence ATGTCGCGCGTGACCGTCACTCTCAATGGTCGGGACTTCACCATCGGTTGCGAAGAGGGTCAGGAAGCTTATCTTCGCGAGCTCGCGGCAAGCCTCGACAAGCGCGTCTCGGAAATTTCGGGCCAGGTCGGCCAGATCGGTGATTTGCGGCTATTGCTGATGGCGTCGCTCATTCTTGTCGACGATTTGCGGGAGTCCGACGGTCGCATCGAGAGCCTCGAGGGCCAGTTGCAACGCCTGCGGCACGAAAATCACGGCGCCGCCAGCCTGCATGCCGAAGCCCGCACGCGTCTGACCGACCAGCTCAACCGGCTGGCTGCCCGGATGGAGCGTTTCGCCGGGGCGATGGAAACCGGTGAGCTCGATGCGGATGACGATGAAATCCTGTCTGCGCAGAATGACGCACTTGCCGAAGCCGACGCTTGA
- a CDS encoding DUF4164 family protein has product MMPGGRPTGRGTSIWPLFTAMKGYELNAAGDEVDQELELCRDTVDSQRMNVRPDMPEDALEAVIARLDGAMTRVEGAARSMRSRVKRAELAAIEARDADVDRAHLAEALDEARGREAALQEAAQFASDALDGAITELRDLLRGED; this is encoded by the coding sequence ATGATGCCCGGCGGCAGGCCGACCGGCCGCGGCACCTCGATTTGGCCCCTTTTCACCGCCATGAAGGGATATGAACTCAATGCCGCAGGGGATGAAGTTGATCAAGAACTTGAACTTTGCCGCGACACAGTTGATTCTCAGCGCATGAACGTGCGTCCGGATATGCCTGAAGATGCCCTGGAGGCTGTGATCGCACGGCTGGACGGCGCCATGACGCGCGTGGAGGGTGCAGCGCGGTCCATGCGGTCGCGGGTAAAGCGGGCCGAGCTTGCCGCGATCGAAGCACGGGACGCCGATGTTGATCGCGCCCACCTCGCCGAAGCGCTGGACGAGGCGCGCGGTCGCGAGGCCGCTTTGCAGGAGGCGGCACAGTTTGCGTCAGACGCGCTGGATGGCGCGATAACCGAACTCCGTGATCTTCTCCGTGGGGAGGACTGA